The Takifugu rubripes chromosome 3, fTakRub1.2, whole genome shotgun sequence genome contains a region encoding:
- the LOC115249256 gene encoding zinc finger protein 568-like, translated as MSSVECLRTFVVERLTVAAEEIFRVFQQKLDGCEEELDYQRRLVESVWRPQIKLHRTELSQQQPLRKEEEDNYQHQDRSCSLDQEDSKPPQINEEQKESCCYQDEEPLTVKQEMDTLMVTIHEQGDDSELGLNPDQSQEKPEVNTTVQSPVLPDPACDLQLLSYSPHIPESKDEENSTSEDSRWTTAAEPKQTMKQNHPKCQTGNVNSPAESAVDCDTDTGAKTSACNTGEQQGKVRTDLEGHSTIQYEHLGLACGKDFREGCFSSAAKIKDTTTKLFICETCGKDFKLSKLLKRHLGVHTGEKSYLCKTCGKTFRQNYELNVHMRVHTGERPYVCKTCKKTFRRNYELNIHMRVHTGERPYVCKTCKKTFRRNYELNVHMRVHTGERPYACETCGKCFRHTSAINKHMRVHTERPYVCETCGKSFRRSSTLTIHMRVHTGEKSYVCKTWKTFQTSFCTTKAHESSHR; from the exons atgtcttctgttgagtgtttgaggacgttcgtcgtggagcgactgactgttgctgctgaagaaatattccgagtgtttcaacaaaagctcgACGGATGTGAAGAAGAGCTCGATTATCAGCGCAGACTGGTGGAAAGTGTTTGGAGACCCCAAATAAAGTTACACAGGACAG agctttcacagcagcaacctttgcggaaggaggaagaggataattaccagcatcaggataggagctgcagtctggaccAGGAAGACTCAAAGCCTCCACAAATCAATGAGGAACAGAAAGAATCCTGCTGTTATCAGGATGAAGAGCCACTGactgtgaagcaggagatggacacctTAATGGTGACCATACATGAGCAAGGTGACGACAGTGAACTAGGTTTGAATCCTGATCAGagccaggaaaagcctgaggtgaacacaacagttcaaagcCCTGTGTTACCAGATCCAgcctgtgacctgcagctgctctcctacagTCCTCATATACctgagagcaaagatgaggaaaacagcACCAGCGaagactccaggtggaccacagctgcagagccaaaacaaaccatgaagcagaaccatcctaaatgtcagactgggaatgtaaacagcccagcagagtcagcagtggactgtgatacagacacaggtgctaaaacatctgcatgtaacacaggtgaacaacagggaaAAGTCAGGACAGACCTGGAAGGACATTCCACTATTCAATACGAACATCTAGGCTTAGCATGTGGGAAAGATTTCAGAGAGGGTTGCTTCTCATCAGCCGCCAAAATTAAGGACACAACAACCAAACTGTTTatctgtgaaacatgtgggaaagatttCAAACTGTCAAAATTACTGAAGCGACACCTTGGAGTTCACACAGGCGAGAAatcatatttgtgtaaaacatgtgggaaaacctttagACAAAATTATgaattaaatgtccacatgagagttcacacaggtgagagaccatatgtgtgtaaaacatgtaagAAAACCTTTAGACGAAATTATGAATTAAATATCcacatgagagttcacacaggtgagagaccatatgtgtgtaaaacatgtaagAAAACCTTTAGACGAAATTATGAATTAAATGTTcacatgagagttcacacaggtgagagaccatatgcgTGTGAAACATGTGGTAAATGTTTCAGACACACTTCTGCAATAAATAAGCACATGAGAGTTCACActgagagaccatatgtgtgtgAAACATGTGGTAAAAGTTTCAGACGAAGTTCTACATTAACTATCCACATGAGAGTTCATACAGGTGAGAAATCCTATGTTTGTAAAACGTGGAAAACTTTTCAGACATCCTTCTGCACTACAAAAGcacatgagagttcacacagatGA
- the LOC101066918 gene encoding zinc finger protein 135-like encodes MSSVECLRTFVMERLTVAAEEIFRVFQLKLDGCEEELDYQRRLVESVWRPQIKLHRTELSQQQPLWKEEEDNYQHQDRSCSLDQEDSKPPQINEEQKDSCCYQDGEPLTVKQEMDTLMVTIHEQGDDSELGLNPDQSQEKPEVNTTVQSPVLPDPACDLQLLSYSPHISESKDEVNRTSEDSRWTTAEEPKQTMRQNHPKCQTGNVNSPAESEVDCDTDTGAKSSACNTGEEQEKIKTNLKGHSIIQYEHLGSACGKDFREGCFSSADKIKDTATKFFICETCGKIFKLSKSLKQHLRVHTDERPYVCKTCGKTFKANTTLIIHMRVHTGERPYACNICGKTFKQHSSLYLHKRIHTGERPYVCKTCGKTFIQKDKLNTHLRVHTGERPFVCKTCGKAFKQNFDLKIHLRDHTGERPFVCKTCGKTFKRNDELKFHLRDHTGERPFVCKTCGKTFKRHSELKTHLRVHTGERPFVCKACGKTFAHNSALKKHMRVHTGERPYLCKTWEHLQTK; translated from the exons atgtcttctgttgagtgtttgaggacgttcgtcatggagcgactgactgttgctgctgaagaaatattcCGAGTGTTTCAACTAAAGCTCGACGGATGTGAAGAAGAGCTCGATTATCAGCGCAGACTGGTGGAAAGTGTTTGGAGACCCCAAATAAAGTTACACAGGACAG agctttcacagcagcaacctttgtggaaggaggaagaggataattaccagcatcaggataggagctgcagtctggaccAGGAGGACTCAAAGCCTCCACAAATCAATGAGGAACAGAAAGATTCCTGCTGTTATCAGGATGGAGAGCCACTGactgtgaagcaggagatggacacctTAATGGTGACCATACATGAGCAAGGTGACGACAGTGAACTAGGCCTGAATCCTGATCAGagccaggaaaagcctgaggtgaacacaacagttcaaagcCCTGTGTTACCAGATCCAgcctgtgacctgcagctgctctcctatAGTCCTCATATATctgagagcaaagatgaggTAAACAGGACCAGCGaagactccaggtggaccacagctgaagagccaaaacaaaccatgaggcagaaccatcctaaatgtcagactgggaatgtaaacagcccagcagagtcagaagtggactgtgatacagacacaggtgctaaATCTTCTGCATGTAACACAGGTGAAGAACAGGAAAAGATCAAGACAAACCTGAAAGGACATTCCATTATTCAATACGAACATCTAGGCTCAGCATGTGGTAAAGATTTCAGAGAGGGTTGTTTCTCATCAGCCGACAAAATTAAGGACACAGCAACCAAATTCTTTATTtgtgaaacatgtgggaaaattttcaaactgtcaaaatcactgaagcaacaccttagagttcacacagacgagagaccatatgtgtgtaaaacatgtgggaaaaccttcaaaGCAAATACTACATTAATTATCcacatgagagttcacacaggtgagagaccatatgcgTGTAACatatgtgggaaaacctttaaacaacATTCTTCATTATATCTCCAcaagagaattcacacaggtgaaaggCCATAtgtctgtaaaacatgtgggaagaccTTTATACAAAAGGACAAATTAAATACCCATcttagagttcacacaggtgagagaccatttgtgtgtaaaacatgtggaaaagccttcaaacaaaatttTGACTTAAAGATCCACTTAAGAGATCACACgggtgagagaccatttgtgtgtaaaacatgtggcaAGACATTTAAACGAAATGATGAATTAAAGTTCCATTTAAGagatcacacaggtgagagaccatttgtgtgtaaaacctgtgggaaaacctttaaGCGACACAGTGAATTAAAGACCCACTTAAGAGTTCACACAGGcgagagaccatttgtgtgtaaagcatgtgggaaaaccttcgCACATAATTCTGCATTAAAAAAGcacatgagagttcacacaggtgagagaccatatttgtgtaaaacatggGAACACCTTCAAACGAAATGA
- the LOC101079493 gene encoding zinc finger protein 846-like, translating into MSSVECLRTFFMERLTVAAEEIFRVFQQKLDGCEEELDYQRRLVESVWRPQIKLHRTELSQQQPLWKEEEDNYQHQDRSCSLDQEDSKPPQIKEEQEETCCYQDEEPLTVKQEMDTLMVTIHEQGDDSELGLNPDQSQEKPEVNTTVQSPVLPNPACDLQLLSYSPHISESKDEENRTSEDSRWTTAEEPKQTMKQNHPKCQTGNVNSPAESAVNCDTDAGAKTSACTTGEQQGKVRTDLKGHSTIKYQHLGSACGKDSREGCFSSADKIKDTATKFFICETCGKDFKLSKSLKQHLKVHTDERPYACKTCGKTFKQNYGLNVHMRIHTGERPYVCQTCGKAFIRNDKLNMHLKVHTDEKPSVCKTCGKAFKRNSALNVHMRIHTGERPYLCKICGKAFKQQSALNVHMRIHKDERPYVCKTCGKAFRQSSALKYHIRIHKDERPHVCETCGETFKQYSSVYLHKRIHTGERPYVCQTCGKAFIRNDKLNMHLRVHTDEKPSVCKTWKSFQTKFCIERPHENSHR; encoded by the exons atgtcttctgttgagtgtttgaggacgttCTTCATGGAGcgactgactgttgctgctgaagaaatattccgagtgtttcaacaaaagctcgACGGATGTGAAGAAGAGCTCGATTATCAGCGCAGACTGGTGGAAAGTGTTTGGAGACCCCAAATAAAGTTACACAGGACAG agctttcacagcagcaacctttgtggaaggaggaagaggataattaccagcatcaggataggagctgcagtctggaccAGGAAGACTCAAAGCCTCCACAAATcaaagaggaacaggaggaaacctgctgtTATCAGGATGAAGAGCCACTGactgtgaagcaggagatggacacctTAATGGTGACCATACATGAGCAAGGTGACGACAGTGAACTGGGCCTGAATCCTGATCAGagccaggaaaagcctgaggtgaacacaacagttcaaagcCCTGTGTTACCAAATCCAgcctgtgacctgcagctgctctcctacagTCCTCATATATctgagagcaaagatgaggaaaacaggaccagcgaagactccaggtggaccacagctgaagagccaaaacaaaccatgaagcagaaccatcctaaatgtcagactgggaatgtaaacagcccagcagagtcagcagtgAACTGTGATACAGACGCAGGTGCTAAAACATCTGCATGTaccacaggtgaacaacagggaaagGTCAGGACAGATTTGAAAGGACattccactattaaataccaaCACCTTGGCTCAGCATGTGGGAAAGATTCCAGAGAGGGTTGTTTCTCATCAGCCGACAAAATTAAGGACACAGCAACCAAATTCTTTATTtgtgaaacatgtgggaaagatttcaaactgtcaaaatcACTGAAGCAACACCTTAAAGTTCACACAGACGAGAGACCATAtgcgtgtaaaacatgtgggaaaaccttcaaacaaaattatggattaaatgtccacatgagaattcacacaggtgagagaccatatgtctgtcaaacatgtgggaAGGCCTTTATACgaaatgataaattaaatatGCACCTTAAAGTTCACACAGACGAGAAACCAtctgtgtgtaaaacatgtggaaaagcTTTCAAACGAAATTCTGCATTgaatgtccacatgagaattcacacaggtgagagaccatatttgtgtaaaatatgtggGAAAGCTTTCAAACAACaatctgcattaaatgtccacatgagaattcacaaagatgagagaccatatgtatgtaaaacatgtggaaaagccttcagaCAAAGTTCTGCATTAAAGTATCACATTAGAATTCACAAAGATGAGAGACCACatgtctgtgaaacatgtggggaAACCTTTAAACAATATTCTTCAGTTTATCTCCAcaagagaattcacacaggtgagagaccatatgtctgtcaaacatgtgggaAGGCCTTTATACgaaatgataaattaaatatGCACCTGAGAGTTCACACAGATGAGAAACCATCTGTGTGTAAAACGTGGAAAAGCTTTCAAACGAAATTCTGCATTGAAcgtccacatgagaattcacacaggtga